The following coding sequences lie in one Flavobacteriales bacterium genomic window:
- a CDS encoding SAM-dependent methyltransferase codes for MNRLRRILNKLKKNQDVATTFKNIYLDKRWGGSDQEKFNSGAGSEDAISIRFIEFAIKYIKENNIKSIVDLGCGDFRVGRKIISPEIEKYTGIDVVDELISHHQQTFGTDVITFKSLNIINDELPDAELCIIRQVLQHLSNQQVAEILVKVRKYKYLIICDHIPGGNFTPNKDKKHGADIRLKYNSGLVFNEAPFNENLKIVDTFTLETFGDGTSKLLTWIKND; via the coding sequence ATGAATAGATTAAGAAGAATACTGAATAAGCTCAAAAAAAATCAAGATGTTGCAACAACATTTAAAAACATTTATTTAGATAAACGTTGGGGTGGTTCTGACCAAGAAAAATTTAATTCAGGAGCAGGATCAGAAGATGCTATCTCGATTAGGTTTATTGAATTTGCAATCAAATACATCAAAGAAAACAATATAAAATCAATTGTTGATTTAGGTTGTGGCGATTTTAGAGTAGGTAGAAAAATTATTTCTCCAGAAATAGAAAAATACACTGGAATTGATGTCGTTGATGAGTTAATTTCACATCATCAACAAACTTTTGGAACCGATGTTATTACGTTTAAATCTTTAAACATAATAAACGATGAATTGCCTGATGCTGAATTGTGTATTATTAGACAAGTATTACAACATTTATCGAACCAGCAAGTTGCAGAAATATTGGTAAAAGTTAGAAAATACAAATACTTAATAATTTGCGACCATATTCCTGGCGGAAATTTTACTCCAAATAAAGATAAAAAACATGGGGCTGATATTCGTTTAAAATATAATTCAGGGCTTGTTTTTAATGAAGCTCCTTTTAATGAGAATCTAAAAATAGTTGATACTTTTACCCTAGAGACTTTTGGTGATGGAACATCAAAATTATTAACTTGGATTAAAAATGACTAA
- a CDS encoding bi-domain-containing oxidoreductase, with the protein MKQGIVKKGKVLAENIPTPVVSDGSVLIKVAYSCISAGTEMTSVNTSKQSIVQRALNSPEEVKTAIEFAKTNGITKTIQRVKGVLDGGKQTGYSASGEIVAIGKGVTNFQVGDKVAAAGAGIANHAEFIDVPINLVMPVPKGMDLKYASTVTLGGIALQGVRRIDLRLGETCVVVGAGILGLLGLQMLKKSGVQVIVSDFDQKRLDLAKELGADLVINPSQEDLLKTVSSFTGGYGTDGVLFTAATSSSKPLSESFKMCRKKGKVVLVGVVGMEIERGDIYAKELDFLISTSYGPGRYDSNYEEKGLDYPYAYVRWTENRNMTEYLRLVHQNYINVGGLIDSIYPIEQITDAFNSLQKEGEKPIIVLLDYTQSSNKELTSKVIISNKTISKETINVGLIGAGSFATGMHLPNMKKLKGKYNLKGVMSRTGFKAKTVADQFEAEYATANFDDIINDSNIDLVLIATRHDSHAELVLKSLKAGKHTFVEKPLAVNQNELDLIKEFYNTPGEKPVLMTGFNRRFSQFATEIKKHTDKRINPLFIQYRMNAGYIPLDQWVHEHGGRIVGEACHLIDLMTYFTGSKMTSISVEKISPNNDKISASDNVSIVLKYEDGSVCNIQYFAVGSKQVSKEYMEVHFDGNTIVMDDYKTLKGYGVKVKEISIGRSDKGQKEELEALYETLKGTKKDWPISLWDMTQTTEATFLINA; encoded by the coding sequence ATGAAACAAGGCATTGTAAAAAAAGGAAAAGTATTAGCTGAAAACATTCCAACTCCTGTTGTTAGTGATGGTAGTGTTTTAATAAAAGTGGCGTACAGTTGTATTTCTGCTGGAACAGAAATGACAAGTGTTAACACCTCAAAACAATCTATTGTTCAGCGTGCTTTAAACTCCCCCGAAGAAGTAAAAACTGCCATTGAATTTGCAAAAACTAACGGTATTACTAAAACCATACAGCGCGTTAAAGGTGTTTTAGATGGGGGCAAACAAACTGGTTATTCTGCATCAGGTGAAATAGTTGCTATTGGTAAAGGAGTAACTAATTTTCAAGTTGGTGATAAAGTTGCTGCTGCAGGTGCAGGAATTGCCAATCATGCCGAATTTATTGATGTTCCTATAAATTTAGTGATGCCCGTTCCAAAAGGAATGGATTTAAAATATGCTTCAACTGTTACTCTAGGTGGTATTGCCTTACAAGGAGTTCGACGAATAGATTTAAGATTAGGTGAAACCTGCGTTGTTGTTGGTGCTGGAATACTTGGGTTACTTGGCTTACAAATGTTAAAGAAAAGTGGTGTACAAGTTATAGTAAGTGATTTCGACCAAAAACGTTTAGACCTTGCCAAAGAACTTGGAGCTGATTTAGTTATTAATCCGTCTCAAGAAGATTTATTAAAAACGGTAAGCTCTTTTACAGGTGGTTACGGTACTGATGGCGTATTGTTTACTGCGGCAACTTCTAGTAGTAAACCTTTATCGGAATCATTTAAAATGTGTCGTAAAAAAGGAAAAGTAGTACTTGTAGGTGTTGTTGGAATGGAAATAGAACGTGGTGATATTTATGCTAAAGAATTGGATTTCCTAATCTCTACCTCATACGGGCCAGGTAGATACGATAGCAATTACGAAGAAAAAGGCTTGGATTATCCTTATGCCTATGTTCGATGGACCGAGAACCGAAACATGACCGAATACTTGAGGTTGGTTCATCAAAACTATATAAATGTTGGAGGTTTAATTGATTCTATTTACCCCATCGAACAAATTACCGATGCTTTCAATTCTTTACAAAAAGAAGGAGAAAAACCAATTATTGTTTTGCTAGATTATACGCAATCTAGCAACAAAGAATTAACTTCAAAAGTTATTATCTCAAACAAAACTATTTCTAAAGAAACCATTAATGTTGGATTAATTGGAGCTGGTTCTTTTGCAACAGGTATGCATTTGCCAAACATGAAAAAACTAAAAGGTAAATACAACCTAAAAGGAGTAATGAGTAGGACTGGATTTAAAGCTAAAACCGTTGCAGATCAATTTGAAGCCGAATATGCTACAGCAAACTTTGACGACATAATAAACGACTCTAATATTGATTTGGTATTGATTGCTACTCGACACGATAGTCATGCAGAATTGGTATTGAAATCGTTAAAAGCAGGCAAGCATACTTTTGTAGAAAAACCACTTGCAGTTAATCAAAATGAGTTAGACTTAATAAAAGAGTTTTACAATACACCTGGAGAAAAACCAGTTTTAATGACGGGCTTTAACCGTCGTTTTAGTCAATTTGCTACCGAAATAAAAAAACATACTGATAAACGAATCAATCCTTTGTTTATACAATATAGAATGAATGCTGGATATATTCCACTTGACCAATGGGTACATGAACATGGCGGAAGAATTGTTGGAGAAGCATGTCATCTAATTGACTTGATGACCTATTTTACTGGGTCTAAAATGACTTCCATTAGTGTAGAAAAAATATCTCCAAACAATGATAAAATAAGTGCCTCTGACAATGTTTCCATTGTATTAAAGTACGAAGATGGTTCTGTGTGTAATATCCAATATTTTGCCGTTGGTAGTAAACAAGTCTCTAAAGAATACATGGAAGTTCATTTTGATGGCAACACCATTGTTATGGACGATTATAAAACTTTAAAAGGTTATGGTGTAAAAGTGAAAGAAATATCAATTGGCAGAAGCGACAAAGGTCAAAAAGAAGAGCTTGAAGCACTTTATGAAACCTTAAAAGGAACTAAAAAAGACTGGCCAATTTCATTATGGGACATGACACAAACAACAGAAGCTACTTTTTTGATTAATGCATAA
- a CDS encoding FkbM family methyltransferase, with amino-acid sequence MDLKGSFKRWKNIILQLKQMDTRLRFIEINLENLFQEKYLAVSDPKLTYKNELRSKEYRVHSQNGEDGLMLYVFSQIGVTNRKFIEFGIGDGTECIAANLLLNFGWSGLMIEGSSSYANHATNYYNTHPKMQGEVKILNKFITKDNINSLFKEGGIEGEIDLLSIDIDGNDYWVWKAIEAVSPRVIIVEYNATFGKEKAITVEYDPSFMRLDKHSSGYYYGLSLKAAENLGKEKGYVLVGCDSEGVNAVFVRNDINLGKLQAITAEEAYYEMKVRSDVCTLTEQYNTIKHLPIVEV; translated from the coding sequence ATGGATTTAAAAGGTTCTTTTAAACGTTGGAAAAACATCATCCTTCAACTAAAACAAATGGATACCCGATTAAGGTTCATTGAGATAAACCTAGAAAATCTATTTCAAGAAAAATACCTAGCTGTATCAGACCCAAAACTAACTTATAAAAACGAATTAAGATCAAAAGAATATCGCGTACACTCTCAAAATGGTGAAGATGGTTTAATGCTTTATGTTTTTTCTCAAATAGGTGTTACCAACAGAAAATTTATTGAATTTGGAATTGGTGATGGAACAGAATGTATTGCCGCTAATTTATTATTAAATTTTGGCTGGTCAGGCTTAATGATTGAAGGGTCAAGTTCTTACGCTAATCATGCAACAAATTACTATAATACTCATCCCAAAATGCAAGGAGAAGTAAAAATCCTTAATAAATTTATCACCAAAGATAATATCAACTCATTGTTTAAAGAAGGTGGAATTGAAGGTGAGATTGATTTACTTTCCATCGATATTGACGGAAACGATTATTGGGTATGGAAGGCTATAGAAGCTGTATCTCCAAGAGTTATTATTGTTGAATACAATGCAACTTTTGGAAAAGAGAAAGCGATTACTGTAGAATACGACCCTAGTTTTATGAGGCTAGACAAGCATTCTAGTGGTTATTACTATGGATTATCATTAAAAGCAGCTGAAAACCTTGGAAAAGAAAAAGGTTATGTTTTAGTAGGGTGTGATTCGGAAGGCGTAAACGCAGTTTTTGTTAGAAACGACATTAATCTAGGAAAATTACAAGCTATTACTGCCGAAGAAGCATACTACGAGATGAAAGTGAGATCGGATGTTTGTACACTTACTGAACAATATAACACCATAAAACATTTGCCAATTGTAGAAGTCTAA
- the wecB gene encoding UDP-N-acetylglucosamine 2-epimerase (non-hydrolyzing) yields the protein MSKKVMVVVGTRPNFIKVTQFEKELAAFGNEFEFILVHTNQHYDENMSDIFFSQLKIKNPIFLKITNTTPAAQIGQIIIELEKTLNEHKPNALVVVGDVNSTLAGAIAGNKTGTRLFHLESGLRSYDNEMPEEINRLITDLIADDFFVTEQSGYDNLIKAGKTENQIHFVGNTMIDTLVAFDEMIQQDTILEKLGLEEKSFVLMTMHRPSNVDTKDRLQILIDIINKVSEKSYLVLPIHHRTKNSLIKHGLMDLLTNNKKVIITEALNYLSFQKLISNCKYVLTDSGGIQEETTFRQIPCLTLRENTERPSTITIGSNELVEYNFSAVAEKINQIENGTFKKGQIPPFWDGKATKRIVEVLRKVL from the coding sequence ATGTCAAAAAAAGTAATGGTTGTGGTGGGTACAAGACCCAATTTTATTAAAGTAACTCAATTTGAAAAAGAGTTGGCAGCTTTTGGTAATGAGTTTGAGTTTATTTTGGTACATACCAATCAACATTACGATGAAAATATGTCAGACATATTTTTTTCTCAACTTAAAATTAAAAACCCTATTTTTTTAAAAATCACCAATACTACTCCAGCAGCTCAAATCGGTCAAATTATTATTGAGTTAGAAAAAACGCTTAACGAACACAAACCAAATGCTTTGGTTGTTGTAGGAGATGTTAATTCCACTTTAGCTGGAGCTATTGCTGGAAATAAAACAGGAACAAGATTATTTCATTTGGAGAGTGGGTTGAGAAGTTATGATAATGAAATGCCTGAGGAAATTAACCGATTAATTACTGATTTAATTGCCGACGACTTTTTTGTTACTGAACAAAGTGGTTACGATAATTTGATAAAAGCAGGTAAAACTGAAAATCAAATTCATTTTGTTGGAAATACCATGATTGACACTCTTGTGGCTTTCGATGAAATGATACAGCAAGATACCATATTGGAAAAACTTGGGTTGGAAGAAAAAAGTTTTGTTTTAATGACCATGCATCGCCCAAGTAATGTAGATACTAAAGACCGACTTCAAATATTGATTGATATTATTAATAAAGTTTCCGAAAAAAGTTATTTGGTTTTGCCCATACACCATAGAACAAAAAATAGTTTAATTAAACACGGGTTAATGGATTTGTTAACCAACAATAAAAAAGTAATTATTACTGAAGCATTGAATTATTTATCATTTCAAAAATTAATTAGCAACTGTAAGTATGTGTTAACTGATAGTGGAGGAATACAAGAAGAAACTACTTTTAGACAAATTCCATGTTTAACATTGCGTGAAAATACCGAGCGACCTTCAACCATAACAATAGGTAGTAATGAATTGGTAGAATACAATTTCTCTGCTGTTGCTGAAAAAATCAATCAAATTGAAAACGGAACTTTTAAAAAAGGTCAAATACCTCCATTTTGGGATGGAAAAGCAACTAAACGAATTGTTGAGGTGTTGAGAAAGGTGTTATAA
- a CDS encoding M20/M25/M40 family metallo-hydrolase, translated as MKLLQQLCEIQAPSGSEYTMTDFLLKYIKKEKKNWKVQPEILYGEDFQDCIILVFGKPRTAIFAHMDSVGYTVGYENNLIKIGGPSAKKGAKLIGSDSKGKIECTLKVEADDHDFLTYSADFKREIDRATSLTYKPDFREDKNYIQCCYMDNRLGMWNALQVAKTLENGSIVFSAWEEHGGGSVGYLGKFLYEGYGVKQALISDITWITKGVQHGKGVAISMRDSGIPRRTYLNRILELANKSKIPYQIEVESAGGSDGNALQRSSYPFDWCFIGAGEDNVHTPDEKVHKKDIKAMVDMYMYLMKNL; from the coding sequence ATGAAACTTTTACAGCAACTTTGCGAAATACAAGCTCCTTCTGGTAGTGAATATACCATGACTGATTTTTTGTTAAAGTACATCAAAAAAGAAAAGAAAAACTGGAAAGTTCAACCCGAAATTCTTTATGGCGAAGATTTTCAAGACTGTATAATTTTGGTTTTTGGAAAACCTCGAACTGCCATTTTTGCTCACATGGATTCGGTTGGATATACTGTAGGTTACGAAAATAATTTAATAAAAATTGGAGGCCCTTCAGCAAAAAAAGGTGCCAAACTAATTGGTTCAGATAGTAAAGGAAAAATTGAGTGTACACTAAAAGTTGAAGCTGACGACCACGATTTTTTAACCTACTCTGCTGATTTTAAGCGCGAAATTGACCGTGCCACTTCCCTAACTTATAAACCTGATTTTAGAGAAGATAAAAACTACATTCAATGTTGTTACATGGATAACCGATTAGGGATGTGGAACGCCTTACAAGTTGCTAAAACATTAGAAAACGGATCAATTGTTTTCTCAGCTTGGGAAGAACATGGAGGAGGAAGTGTTGGTTACTTGGGTAAATTCTTGTACGAAGGATATGGCGTGAAACAAGCCTTAATTTCTGATATTACCTGGATTACAAAAGGTGTGCAACATGGTAAAGGTGTTGCTATTTCTATGAGAGACTCTGGAATACCGAGAAGGACTTACTTAAACAGAATTCTTGAATTAGCTAATAAAAGCAAAATACCATACCAAATTGAGGTAGAAAGTGCTGGTGGCAGCGATGGCAATGCATTACAACGTAGCTCCTACCCTTTTGATTGGTGTTTTATTGGTGCTGGAGAAGATAATGTACATACCCCTGATGAAAAGGTTCATAAAAAGGACATTAAAGCTATGGTGGATATGTATATGTACTTAATGAAAAACTTATAA
- the dnaN gene encoding DNA polymerase III subunit beta, with protein sequence MKFIVSSSVLLKQIQGISGVLNSSNTLPILDNFLFEIKKGKLSITASDLETTMLAKLDVEAKEDGLIAIPAKLLLDTLKTFPEQPLTFTIDSKSFGIEISSDYGKYKLTGQNGAEFPKTPKLDASSKLNIEASILSNAINKTLFASGNDELRPVMSGVFFELNEDNLTFVATDAHKLVRYKRNDLKADKGSSFILPKKPLTLLKNILGSVSDEITISYNETNAMFVFGNTTLICRLIDGKYPNYNAVIPTENPNKLTISRTAFLSSIKRVSIFSNKTTHQVRLRITGSELNVSAEDLDFANEATERLTCQYEGEDMEIGFNSRFLIEMLTNLDSEEINIAMSAPNRAGILTPSEKSEDGEEILMLVMPVMLNN encoded by the coding sequence ATGAAATTTATAGTATCTAGTTCAGTTTTATTAAAGCAAATACAAGGCATAAGCGGCGTTTTAAACTCTAGCAACACTTTGCCTATTTTAGATAATTTTCTTTTCGAAATTAAAAAAGGAAAACTAAGCATAACAGCTTCCGATTTGGAAACAACGATGCTGGCTAAATTAGATGTTGAAGCAAAAGAAGATGGTTTAATTGCTATACCTGCTAAATTGTTGTTAGATACATTAAAAACGTTCCCTGAACAACCTTTAACTTTTACTATTGACAGTAAAAGTTTTGGTATTGAAATTTCTTCAGATTACGGTAAATATAAATTAACTGGTCAAAACGGAGCAGAATTTCCTAAAACTCCAAAGTTAGATGCTTCATCTAAATTAAACATTGAAGCTTCTATCCTTTCAAATGCCATAAACAAAACTTTATTTGCAAGTGGTAACGACGAGTTACGCCCGGTAATGTCTGGAGTATTTTTTGAGTTGAACGAAGATAATTTAACCTTTGTTGCAACAGATGCTCACAAATTAGTACGTTACAAAAGAAACGATTTGAAAGCTGATAAAGGCTCTTCATTTATTCTTCCAAAAAAACCGCTTACTTTATTAAAAAATATTTTAGGCTCAGTATCGGATGAAATAACCATCAGCTACAACGAAACCAATGCAATGTTTGTGTTTGGAAATACTACTTTAATTTGTAGATTAATTGATGGTAAATACCCCAACTACAATGCGGTAATACCAACTGAAAATCCAAACAAATTAACCATTAGTCGAACTGCTTTTTTAAGTTCAATAAAAAGGGTTTCTATTTTCTCGAACAAAACCACTCACCAAGTACGATTAAGAATTACTGGTAGCGAATTAAACGTTTCTGCTGAGGATTTAGATTTTGCAAATGAAGCAACAGAACGCTTAACTTGTCAGTACGAAGGTGAAGACATGGAAATAGGATTCAACTCTCGTTTCTTAATTGAGATGTTAACCAATTTAGATTCGGAAGAAATAAACATTGCTATGTCGGCACCAAACAGAGCTGGTATTTTAACTCCTTCTGAAAAATCTGAAGATGGCGAAGAAATTTTAATGTTGGTGATGCCGGTAATGTTAAACAATTAA
- the lon gene encoding endopeptidase La, with protein MNDNFDFKNLAISNMIDDEAEFIPLLSADDEEQMNSESIPKELPILPLRNTVLFPGVVIPITVGRDKSIKLIKDAYQGNKTLGVVAQKNDTIEDPEEKDLNKIGTVALILKMLRMPDGNTTVIIQGKKRFKIKEVTQTEPYLKANIEPFNQQEKPKGKNFNALVSSIKDLASQIIEQSPNIPTEATFAIKNIESPTFLINFIASNMKGSVAEKQQLLEVPELTERAHKLLSHLTKELQLLELKNDIQSKVRHDLDRQQREYFLNQQIKQIQEELGGDPQQQEIEDLKKKASKKKWTKEVQKRFDKEIEKLARLNPQAAEYSVQLNYIETLVELPWLYYTKDNFDLKRAQKILDRDHFGLEKVKERIVEHLAVLKLKGDMKSPILCLYGPPGVGKTSLGKSVAEALGRKYVRMSLGGLRDEAEIRGHRKTYIGAMPGRVIQNIKKVDSSNPVFVLDEIDKLGNSHQGDPSSALLEVLDPEQNNAFYDNFLELDYDLSKVLFIATANSLSSIQPALRDRMEIIEMTGYTVEEKIEIAKKHLIPKLLKNHGLSKKDLQLSSAVIEKIITEYTRESGVRSLEKTLAKVVRNTAKQIAMEDETITKTTVDMLHAILGPGHSRDKYQGNDVAGVVTGLAWTSVGGDILFIETSLSKGKGKLTLTGNLGDVMKESAVIALAYLKAHSDLIGLDSSAFEKWDIHIHVPEGATPKDGPSAGITMLTALASAFTQRKVKNKLAMTGEITLRGRVLPVGGIKEKILAAKRADIKEIILSEDNKKDILEINQKYLEGLTFHYVKNMIEVVNLALLKQKVKDAVLIAN; from the coding sequence ATGAACGATAATTTTGATTTTAAAAATTTAGCCATAAGCAACATGATTGACGATGAAGCAGAATTTATTCCTTTACTTTCTGCGGATGATGAGGAGCAAATGAATTCTGAAAGTATTCCTAAAGAACTGCCAATATTACCGTTAAGAAACACTGTTTTATTTCCTGGAGTGGTTATTCCAATTACAGTAGGTAGAGATAAATCTATCAAATTGATTAAAGATGCATATCAAGGAAATAAAACCCTAGGTGTTGTTGCTCAAAAAAATGATACTATTGAAGACCCTGAAGAGAAAGACTTAAACAAAATTGGTACAGTAGCATTAATCTTAAAAATGTTGCGCATGCCCGACGGAAACACTACCGTAATTATTCAGGGTAAAAAACGGTTTAAAATTAAAGAAGTAACTCAAACTGAGCCATACTTAAAAGCCAATATTGAACCTTTTAATCAACAAGAAAAGCCAAAGGGTAAAAACTTTAATGCATTGGTTAGCTCTATAAAAGACCTTGCATCACAAATTATTGAACAATCGCCCAATATACCTACCGAAGCTACTTTTGCCATTAAAAATATAGAAAGCCCTACATTTTTAATCAATTTTATTGCCTCGAACATGAAAGGTAGTGTTGCCGAAAAGCAGCAATTACTCGAAGTTCCTGAACTTACCGAAAGAGCCCATAAATTATTGAGTCATCTAACAAAAGAACTTCAGTTGTTGGAACTAAAAAACGATATTCAATCAAAAGTTCGACACGATTTAGACCGCCAACAACGTGAGTATTTTTTGAACCAACAAATAAAGCAAATTCAAGAAGAACTAGGTGGCGACCCTCAACAACAAGAAATTGAAGATTTAAAGAAAAAAGCGAGCAAGAAAAAATGGACAAAAGAAGTTCAAAAACGTTTTGACAAAGAAATTGAAAAATTAGCTCGATTAAATCCGCAAGCTGCTGAATATTCGGTGCAGTTAAACTATATTGAAACCTTGGTTGAATTACCTTGGCTATATTATACCAAAGACAACTTTGACCTTAAACGAGCACAAAAAATATTAGACCGCGACCATTTTGGTTTAGAAAAAGTAAAAGAACGTATTGTTGAACATTTAGCGGTTTTAAAACTAAAAGGCGACATGAAATCACCAATTCTTTGTTTATACGGCCCTCCGGGAGTTGGTAAAACTTCATTAGGAAAATCTGTTGCTGAAGCGCTAGGAAGAAAATACGTGAGAATGTCGTTAGGTGGTTTACGTGATGAAGCAGAGATAAGAGGTCACAGAAAAACTTACATTGGTGCAATGCCCGGTAGAGTTATCCAAAACATTAAAAAAGTAGATTCTTCTAACCCTGTTTTTGTTTTAGACGAAATCGACAAATTAGGAAATAGCCATCAAGGTGATCCTTCTTCGGCTTTATTGGAAGTATTAGACCCAGAACAAAACAATGCGTTTTACGATAATTTTTTAGAACTGGATTACGATTTATCAAAAGTCTTGTTTATTGCTACTGCCAACTCATTATCATCTATCCAACCTGCTTTACGCGACCGTATGGAGATTATTGAAATGACAGGATACACAGTAGAAGAAAAAATTGAAATTGCAAAAAAACACTTGATTCCTAAACTGCTAAAAAACCATGGCTTATCTAAAAAAGATTTGCAACTTTCAAGTGCGGTAATAGAAAAAATTATTACCGAATACACGCGTGAATCAGGTGTTCGTTCATTAGAAAAAACGTTAGCAAAAGTGGTGAGAAATACCGCCAAACAGATTGCTATGGAAGACGAAACAATTACTAAAACAACTGTTGATATGCTCCATGCTATTTTAGGACCTGGACATTCAAGAGATAAATACCAAGGCAATGATGTTGCTGGAGTGGTTACTGGTTTAGCGTGGACTTCGGTAGGTGGTGATATTTTATTTATCGAAACCAGTTTGAGCAAAGGAAAAGGCAAACTAACCCTTACCGGAAATTTAGGTGATGTAATGAAAGAATCTGCTGTAATTGCATTAGCTTATTTAAAAGCTCATTCCGATTTAATTGGGTTAGATTCTTCTGCATTTGAAAAATGGGATATTCATATCCATGTGCCAGAAGGAGCAACTCCAAAAGATGGTCCTTCGGCAGGAATTACCATGTTAACTGCTTTAGCATCGGCATTTACTCAACGTAAAGTAAAAAATAAATTAGCCATGACTGGCGAAATTACTTTAAGAGGAAGAGTGTTACCAGTAGGTGGAATTAAAGAAAAAATATTGGCTGCAAAACGTGCTGATATTAAAGAAATTATTTTATCGGAAGACAACAAAAAAGACATTTTAGAAATCAATCAAAAATACCTAGAAGGTCTAACTTTTCATTATGTTAAGAATATGATTGAAGTAGTAAACCTAGCACTACTGAAACAAAAGGTTAAAGATGCTGTTTTGATAGCAAACTAA
- a CDS encoding GlmU family protein, whose protein sequence is MNIIFFEEDREQFLPLTFTRTVADLRIGILTIREKWEKQFGVKTSSKTVEYLSKKYPLRFKENVTNIWINASVFPNENLIAEIKNLKANEILVYSNTIIAANTGNNTAFEVVNTMNFSPKPTNSTITKIDKITDIFSKNETAIQQDFDLLTKNRTSQKLSSTNTIIGNNIFVEEGAKVEAAILNSTTGPIYIGADAEIMEGSLVRGPLALCEHATLKLGTKIYGATTIGPHSKVGGEVTNSVVLGYSNKGHDGFLGNSVIGEWCNLGADTNNSNLKNNYAEVKLWNYKTEKLEKTGLQFCGLIMGDHSKCSINTMFNTGTVVGVFANIFGGNFPPNFIPSFSWGGASGFETYRTDKAFEVAEQVMHRRGIDLTATDKDILSNIFELTKKYRN, encoded by the coding sequence ATGAATATCATATTTTTTGAAGAAGATAGAGAGCAATTTTTACCTTTAACATTTACCCGAACTGTTGCCGATTTACGAATTGGCATTTTAACCATTCGTGAGAAATGGGAAAAACAGTTTGGAGTAAAAACCTCATCAAAAACAGTCGAGTACCTTTCAAAAAAATATCCACTTCGTTTTAAAGAAAATGTAACCAACATTTGGATTAACGCAAGTGTATTCCCCAACGAAAATTTAATTGCAGAAATAAAAAACCTAAAAGCAAACGAAATTTTGGTGTATTCAAATACCATTATTGCTGCCAATACAGGAAACAACACTGCTTTTGAAGTAGTAAATACGATGAACTTCTCTCCCAAACCAACCAACTCTACCATTACCAAAATTGATAAGATAACCGATATTTTCTCTAAAAACGAAACTGCAATTCAACAAGATTTTGACTTACTAACAAAAAACAGAACATCACAAAAACTGTCATCTACCAACACAATAATTGGCAATAACATTTTTGTTGAAGAAGGTGCAAAAGTAGAAGCAGCAATTTTAAATTCCACTACTGGTCCGATTTACATTGGTGCAGATGCCGAAATTATGGAAGGCAGCTTGGTTCGAGGTCCTTTAGCACTTTGCGAACATGCAACATTAAAATTAGGCACAAAAATTTATGGAGCAACCACCATAGGCCCTCACAGTAAAGTGGGTGGAGAAGTTACCAATAGTGTTGTTTTAGGCTATTCCAACAAAGGTCATGATGGGTTTCTTGGTAATTCAGTAATTGGCGAATGGTGTAATTTAGGTGCTGATACCAATAACTCTAACCTAAAAAACAATTATGCCGAGGTTAAACTTTGGAACTATAAAACTGAAAAACTAGAAAAAACAGGCTTACAGTTTTGTGGTTTAATTATGGGTGATCATTCAAAATGTAGCATCAACACCATGTTTAACACAGGTACTGTTGTTGGGGTTTTTGCAAATATTTTTGGAGGTAATTTCCCTCCAAACTTTATTCCTTCATTCAGTTGGGGTGGAGCTTCAGGATTTGAAACCTACCGAACCGATAAGGCATTCGAAGTAGCAGAGCAAGTTATGCATCGAAGAGGTATTGATTTAACCGCTACTGATAAAGATATACTCAGCAATATTTTTGAGCTTACCAAAAAATACAGGAACTAA
- a CDS encoding type B 50S ribosomal protein L31, producing MKKGIHPENYRLVVFKDMSNDYSFICKSTAETKETITWEDGNEYPVVKLEISHTSHPFYTGKMQLVDTAGRIDKFKSRYAKHAK from the coding sequence ATGAAAAAAGGAATACACCCAGAAAATTACAGATTAGTTGTATTTAAAGATATGTCTAATGATTACTCTTTTATTTGCAAATCTACTGCAGAAACTAAAGAAACTATTACTTGGGAAGATGGTAACGAATACCCAGTTGTGAAGTTAGAGATTTCTCATACTTCTCACCCGTTTTACACTGGTAAAATGCAATTGGTTGATACTGCTGGTAGAATTGACAAATTCAAAAGCCGTTACGCAAAACACGCTAAATAG